One Vicinamibacteria bacterium genomic window, TCCACCGTGTAGAGAAAGAACCATCGTTGCTGCTCGGGATGAGAATGCTCCGGAGAAAAGCGCGACACGACTCGCACCCGCACACCCCGGGTAACGGCTTCCGAGGTAAACGTAGCATGTCGTCCTTCCAAGACTCAGGCACCGAACGGGTATCGAGCGTCACATCGTACCATGCCTCCCGGGGCGACGTCACCGAGGCGGAATTCTTGCTCGGTTCCGCTTTCCCCGGACCCGAAGCCGGCACCTCAACAGTTTCTGTGGAAAATCTTGTGCAAAACCTGTGATGAGTTGGTCCCTCAACCGCTCCAGTCATGGACGGTTAACACTCTGCACAGAGTTTGAGCACGGATTCGTTCGGCGGCTCTCCAGATCACGAAAATCTTCGAGCCGGTCACGGGGCGGAGGCGGTGTTAGCCTCGACCCTCTCGCGCAGCGCGGCCGCTAGCTGGTGGACGGCCATGGCGTAGTACGTGCTCTGGTTGTAGCGCGTGATCACGTAGAAGTTGTCGAACCCGAGCCAGTATTCGGTGTCGACTCGGTTGCTCAGCTTGACCGGGATGACTCTCGAGTCTAAAGCGTAGACGCCCGGGGCCTCGACCCCGAGAGCCTTGAGCTCCTCGAGCCGGTAACGAGTCGAGAGCCGGGACGATTGGAACGGTTCGGTGGAGCCCCCGACGATCTGTACCGGCGCGGCGATGGGCTGATCGCTCTGCCAGCCATGTGCGGTGAAGTAGTTGGCCACGCTTCCGATGGCATCTTCCGCGCTTCGGAGTAGATCCCGCCGACCATCCCCGTCGAAGTCAATCGCGTAGCGCCGATAGCTGCCGGGCATGAACTGGGCGATTCCCATGGCGCCCGCGTAGGATCCACGAGTGCTCTCGAGTCCGATGATCCCTTCCTCCCGTGCGAGGAGAAGGTAATGCTCGAGCTCGAGTCGAAACGTTCCCGAACGCCTCGGGTAATCGAATGCCAAGGTGACGAGTGCTTCCAGCACATTGAACCGCCCGAGGTGACGGCCGTAATGGCTCTCGATGCCGATTACCGCGGTGATGATTTCTTCCGGGACGCCGTAGCGCTCGCGGGCGCGCTCGAGCGCTCGATGATGGTCGCGCCAGAAACGCTCCCCACCCTCGAGCTTTTCGGGGTTGACGAAGAGATTGCGGTACTCGTCCCAGGGCTTTGGCTCGACCGCACGATCCATGAGCTCGATGATCGTCTTCTGCGAGCGGACCCGCCCGAAAGCGACCTCGAGCTCGGACTTGTCGAAGCCATGCTTGGCCGCCATCTCCTCGATGAATGCGTCGATTGCTGGCGGACTGGGCGTCGCGGGGGACGCGAGGAGCGCGAGAAGGCAATAGTATGCGATCAACAACATGGCTTCGATGGGAGCCTAAGCCCTTGTAGGCTTGGCTGTTAAATATTATAACTCACTCATGTTGGAGATCGTTCCCACCGGAGGTGCCCTCGGCGCCGAGGTTCGCGGCGTCGACGCTTCCGCACCCCTGGATCCGTCTGTCGTGGCCCGCTTGAAGCAGGGACTCGTCGACGAGCTTCTGTTGTTCTTCCGGGACCAGAGGCTAGAGGACGCCGACCTGGTGCGTTTCACTCGCTATTTCGGAGACGCCCGAGCCCACGTCCGAGAGCAGCCCGACCGACCGCTGAAAGAGATCTTCGTCGTCTCGAATGTCTTGGAAGACGGAAAGCCCATCGGCGCGCTCGGCTCCGGAGAGCTGACGTTCCACAGCGATCTGTCTTACCTCCCTCGACCGGGACTCTTCTCCGTGGTCTACGCGGTCGAAGTCCCGCGGCGCGGCGGGGATACCCAGTGGGTGAACTGCTATGCGGCCTATGACGCCCTCCCCACCGAGCTTCGCGATCGCGTGCTCCGGTTGAGGGCCGTCCATCGTCACGGCGAGGAAAAGCAGAATCCGGCGACTCCGGCCGCTCATCCAATCATCCGCACCCATCCGCAGACGAACCGGCGGGCGATCTTCGTGGGGCATCAATTCACCCGATACGTCGTTGGCATTTCCGCGGGCGAGAGTCGCGAGATTCTCGATCGGCTTCTCGCACACGTCAGTCGTCCCGAGTTCGTTTGGACTCATCAATGGCGCGCCGGCGATCTGGTCATCTGGGACAATCGGTGTACGCTCCATCGCCGGGAGGCGTTCGATGACCGCGAGCGTCGCATTCTGAAGAGGACGCAAACGTTTGGGGAAGAGCCTTACCTCGCGCTCTGACGATGTTCCGGATCTCATTGGCTGCTTGAGCTATCAGGCTGATGAAAAAGTACAGCTCAGCCGGCCGAGCGGCGGCCAAAACGTCTGCTGTTCGACTTCGCCAAGGCTTCGTCGGAACCGCGCCGAAGCCCGAGGGGCGCAGGCGGGCGAGATCGGCGCGCAGCGCCGCAACGGCCAAGCCGTGGCGGCCGGGCAATCGCAGGTCCCGCCACGGCATTGAGTACTCTAGATAGATGCAACGGGCGCGGCTCGTCCTGTTTTGCTGGCTGTGCGGTGTGCTCACCCTGAGCGCCCGGCCGCGGGTCATCCTCGTGTCCTTCGATGGCGCCGGACACGTAGTGACCACACGGCTCGCACGTGAGGGGAAGCTTCCGAACTTCACCCGCATCATGGAGAAAGGAGCCTGGTCCGACGGCATGGTCACCAGCTTCCCGACGAAGACGGCCGCGGCCCACGCCATGTTGTTTACCGGGCACTACGGGCATACGAACGGGATAACCGGGAACGAAGTCCTCGAGCTCCCCGCGAGGGAGCACACGCGACTCGAGACGACGAGCGGCTATTTTTCGGGGCCGCTCCGCGTCGAACCGCTCTGGCTGATGGCGGCGAAGGCTGGCCTCGAGACGTTCGTCTTTCATGCGACGCAAGCGTATCCGTTTCCCGAAGGGCCTAACGATCCTCATCTGTTCATTGCTCATGGCTACACGGATGCTCAGGCCGATGCCGAATCCATTTCCGCCGAGAGGGTCGGGCTCCCAACGACCGATTGGGTGGTTCCCGAAGCGGGAGGCGACGAGGCCCGGGAGATGAGCTTCTCCGTGGGAGACAGCGTGCTCCATGGCCTGTTCTACGACGATCCCTTCGATCCCTCTTACGGTTGCGACACCCT contains:
- a CDS encoding TauD/TfdA family dioxygenase is translated as MLEIVPTGGALGAEVRGVDASAPLDPSVVARLKQGLVDELLLFFRDQRLEDADLVRFTRYFGDARAHVREQPDRPLKEIFVVSNVLEDGKPIGALGSGELTFHSDLSYLPRPGLFSVVYAVEVPRRGGDTQWVNCYAAYDALPTELRDRVLRLRAVHRHGEEKQNPATPAAHPIIRTHPQTNRRAIFVGHQFTRYVVGISAGESREILDRLLAHVSRPEFVWTHQWRAGDLVIWDNRCTLHRREAFDDRERRILKRTQTFGEEPYLAL
- the mltB gene encoding lytic murein transglycosylase B, which codes for MLLIAYYCLLALLASPATPSPPAIDAFIEEMAAKHGFDKSELEVAFGRVRSQKTIIELMDRAVEPKPWDEYRNLFVNPEKLEGGERFWRDHHRALERARERYGVPEEIITAVIGIESHYGRHLGRFNVLEALVTLAFDYPRRSGTFRLELEHYLLLAREEGIIGLESTRGSYAGAMGIAQFMPGSYRRYAIDFDGDGRRDLLRSAEDAIGSVANYFTAHGWQSDQPIAAPVQIVGGSTEPFQSSRLSTRYRLEELKALGVEAPGVYALDSRVIPVKLSNRVDTEYWLGFDNFYVITRYNQSTYYAMAVHQLAAALRERVEANTASAP